AGCGTTGGCATATATTTTTTAGCAGAATAGGCGGACCAAATCCTTAAAACATGAGTAACCTGTTGTATCTGATTGCCGTCATTCTCGTTATCGGGTGGGTTCTGGGGTTCTTTGTATATTCTGCCGGTGCCCTGATCCACGCACTACTGGTACTAGCTATCATTGCCATCTTAATTAACATTATTCGCGGCAGAGCGGTATAAGACCTTACGAATGACGGATTACGAATAACAAAGGATGACTTTTCAAAAGCCCGATTTTGTAATTCGTAATCCGTAATTCGTATTTGTCTTAAATTGCCGCCATGAAAGTATCCCGGTTTTTGCTGGCCATTGTTGCCGTGGCTTTAGGCGCCAGTTGCGCCAGTACCCGTCCTGCTACCAAATCTGTTGCCGCCGGCTTCGGCAGGCTCCGGCTCATCGGGGAGCAGACCATACCGCATAACATGCCTTTTATGGGCACCGTTACCGGCGGGCTCTCCGGCATAGATTACGACGCTTCACGGCAGCAGTATTATATGATCTGTGATGACCGTTCCGAACTGGCACCAGCCCGCTTTTATACGGCCAAACTTTACTTTTCCGCCCAGTCGTTTGACAGCGTTCGCTTTACTGGCATGACGACGCTGCTGCAACAGAACGGGCAACCTTATCCCGGTGTAAAAGTCAATCCGGCGCTGACGCCCGATCCCGAAGCGTTGCGCTACAACGCCCAAAAGGGGTGCCTGGTATGGAGCAGCGAAGGAGAACGGATTGTGAACACCAAAGACACCATCCTCACCAACCCCGGCGTATATGAAATATCTATAGACGGTCACTACCTGGATTCTTTCGCACTGCCATCGCAGTTCCGTATGCAGGCCACAGACAACGGCCCCCGGCGTAATGGCGCCTTTGAAGGCCTCGGCTTTACACCGGACTACCGCCACACGTTCGTCAGCCTGGAAGAACCCCGCTATGAAGACGGTCCCCGTGCAGACGTAGGAGACACCACAGCGCTTACACGACTGATCAAATATGACAACAAAACCCTGCAACCGGTGGCGCAATATGCCTACCGCTTAGAACCCGTTGCATATCCGGCCATTCCCGCCAATGCATTTAAGGTAAACGGCATCTCCGATATCCTGGTGTTGTCTGATCATCAGTTGTTGTCCATAGAACGCTCTTTTTCTTCCGGCGTGAAAGACTGCACCATCAAAGTGTTCCTGGTGGACCTTCACGGCGCCACGGACATCAGTGATATCAACTCACTGAAAACTGCCAATGGTGTGAAGACCGTTACCAAATCCTTACTTTTTGATTTCGCTTCCCTTGGGAAATATATAGATAACATTGAAGGCGTAACTTTCGGACCTGTATTGCCCAATGGTCATAAAAGCCTGGTGTTTGCGGCAGATAACAACTTCTCCGCCGCAGAAGAAAGCCAGTTTTTTGTCTTTGAGCTGATTCCCTGACCTGTGGGCATTAACTAAATACCGGCCCTGGTTGTTATACGGAAAAATCATTCATCGTTATGAAATACCTCCTGTTATTATCTGCCATGGCCCTATTTGCCTGTCAGCATACCCGCTCCGGCCAGCAGGCCGGCCATCCTGACAGCAGTGCCGTTTCCCCTGTCTGGGTCACCTATACCGGCACCCTTCCCTGTGCCGACTGCAGCGGCATCCTTACCACCCTTAGCCTCGAGGAGAACGCCCCCGACGGGGAGCTGGGCTTCAAACTCAAGGAAACCTACCAGGGAGTAGCCGGGAAAGATCAGACTTTTCACAGTGAGGGCAACTATAAGGTGCTGCATGGCGACGCAGAAGACAAAGATGCTGAGATCATACAGCTTAACCCGGACAAAGACCAGAACCTTCAACGTTATTTCCGCAGGGCAGGGGATGTGCTCCGTCAGTTGGACAAGGACAAACAGGCTGTCCCAGGTGCTATGACCTATAGCCTCAAACGCGTCAGTGAATAACTGATATATCAAAAAAGTCGCTTAAATTTAGCTCCGACCAGTGACTTTATCATTCCAAAATTATGACGCGTATTTTAGGCTGCCTGATGGCTTTGTTGACGTTGCAGATGTATGTGTTTGGAAAATCTCCACAGGACAGTTTGCTGAAGGAGTTAAACCGCAGCATTGAAAATGCAGCTGTGTACGACGCCCTGAAAATGAAAGGCATCGACAGTATCAAACGTACCCTTGCCAATGCCGGCACCGACCCGGGCGTCCGTTACCATATATACCAGCTATTATACGAGCAGTACAAAGTTTTCAATTTTGACTCTGCCTTTGTATATGCCCGCCTTATGGAAAAGGTGGCGGGGGAAATGCAGGACCAGCAGCGCCTCACCTATGCCCGCACCAGAATTGGTTTTATCCTGTTGTCTTCCGGCATGTTCACAGAGACATCCGCCTTTCTCAACAGCCTTGATGTGACCGGCATGCCCGACAGTATCCGCAGCCAGTATTATCTGATGAAAAGCCGGTTCTATTATGATCTGGCAGACTATAACCAGGACCGGTATTATTCCCCTTCCTATATTCACCAGGGCAGTATATATATGGACTCAGCCCTTCACCTGTTGCCTCCATCTTCTTTCGAATATCAGTATAACAGAGGGCTGCAATATTACAAGATGGGCAATCTCGCCGCTGCCCGTAACAGTTACCCTGATCTTAACCAGCCTGGGCTCAACTACCGGCAGCTGGCCGTTGCCGCCTGTACGCTGGGGTATATATACCTGCACGCCCATGAGACTGATACCGCTATTGAGCTGATGTACCGTTCTGCCATCGCAGATATTAAATCCTCCACCAAGGAAACCATGGCCATGTATACCCTGGCCACCCTGCTTTTTGAAAAAGGCGATATCAAAAACGCCTCGCACTTCATTGAAAAAGCTGTCGCCGAGGCAGCATTCTATGGCGCCAGACAACGAAAAGTGCAGGTTAGTAGTATTTTACCCATCATTGAACAGGAAAGGGTCAATACAGCCGAAGAAAGAACCAGATCGCTGCTCATCTATGCATCCATTGTGACATTGCTGCTGATTGCGGTGGTGATACTCGCTATCACAGTCACGAGGCAGGTGCGCAAACTGAAAGTCGCCCAGGAGATCATCACCGCAGCACATCTTAAACAACAGGAAATCAACAATCAATTACTGGAAGCCAATAAGATAAAGGAAGAATACGTCGGCTATTGTTTTAATATCTACGCGTCCTATATCAGCAAGATTGAAAAATTAAAACAGACGCTTGAACAAAAATTAACCGAAAACAAGCCGAGCGAGTTAAAATATCTTATAAATAATATCAATGTCCGGCAGGAACGGGAAGATCTTTTCACCACTTTCGACCGGGTGTTTCTAAAGATATTCCCTCATTTCGTGGAAGAATTTAATAACCTGTTTGAACCGGTCAACCAGGTAGTCCTTCGGGAAAATGAATTACTCAATACAGACATCCGGATTTTTGCCCTTATTCGTATAGGCATCACTGATAATGAAAAAATTGCCCGGATACTGGAGTATTCCGTCAACACCATTTACGCCTATAAGACCAAAATCAAAAAACGTTCATTGGTGCCCAATGAAGAATTTGAAAACCGGATCATGGCCATTAAAGCCCTTTAAAAAGGGGGTAAAAATGGCGAATACCATCAATATATGTAAAAAATATATTTGTTTGTATTTTATTGTTTATCAAAAAGATACGATCACAACCTGTTCAAAATAGCCTTTTATTTTCTATATTTATCCTGTATAAGTTGTTCACCTGAGCATTGCTTTCTTACTTTGACAAAAAGGAAGCATAAACCAATAATCTGAATTTAAAAAAGCCAATAAACCAAGGCATCATTGCCGCCCACGTAAACCAGTTAATTTATAAATCCACGTTGTTCCGCATGTCGAGCCTGCTCTACATTCAGCAACCAAATTGAATCTAAGTTTTTAAATCCACGGTAAACAGAACAGTTCATTCACTGCTCAAAAATCCACATTATGATGAAAACACGACTTTTCAGGCATCTTTTCCTGTGCACATGTTTCATGTTCTTACAGGGTCTGCTCATGGCCCAGAACAGGACCGTGACAGGTAAAGTTACAGATGACAAAGGCGCCCCTATTCCAGGTGCATCCGTGCAAATCAAAGGCACTAAAAGCGGGACCACCACCGATCCTGATGGTAACTTTAAGGTATCTGTTGGCGCCAACGCCAATACCCTGATTATTTCCTTTATCGGACAAACCGCACAGGAAGTCAGCATCGCCAACAAAACTCATGTAGATGTAAAACTGGTGGCTGAAAACACTACCCTGACCGACGTAGTGGTAGTTGGTTACGGCACCACCCGCAAAAAAGATATTACCGGCGCCATCTCCCAGGTAAAAGCCGCGGACTTTAACCGTGGTATCACCAGCGCCCCTGATCAGTTGATCCAGGGCAAGGTATCCGGCCTGATGGTACTCAACAACAGCGGCGCTCCCGGCGCTTCCGCCACTGTACGCATCAGGGGCGTGTCTTCCGTAAGGTCCGGCAACCAACCCCTGTATGTAATAGACGGTGTGCCGCTCGACGGACGTGTAGCCCGGCCCGCCATTAATGTCAGCGGTCTTGGCCAGACGCCAGACGCCAACCCGCTCAACTTCATCAATTCCAGCGATATCGCTTCCATGGACGTGCTGAAAGACGCTTCCGCCACAGCCATCTATGGCTCCCGCGGCGCCAACGGCGTTATCATCATCACCACCAAGAAAGGCACGCCTGGTGCTACCCGCCTCGATGTAGGCTATTCCGTGGGCGCCAGCAACATCATGAAACAACTGGACGTACTGGACGCCGACGAATACCGCGCCGCCCTTAAAACCTACAACCTGTCCGGCGGCGATTACGGTGGCAGCTCCAACGGGATGAAATCCATCCTCCGCACTGGTATCACCCATAATATCAATGTGGCGATGAGCGGCGGCAATGAAACCAGTCGTTACCGTGCTTCCTTCGGTGTACAGGACCAGGAAGGTATCGTCAAAAAGTCGGGCCTGAAAAAATATACCGCTACCCTCAACGGTCAGAATAAGTTCCTCGACAGCAAAAAACTGGGTATCGATTATAATATCATGGCCGCCCAAACCACTGAACAGCTGGCCCCCATCACCAACGACGCCGGTTTCACCGGTAGCCTTATCAGCATGGCCCTCCAGTGGAACCCGACCATGCCTATCCGGAATGCCGACGGATCATTTAACATCCTGGGTGAGGGCAGCGCCGTGAATCCGGAAGCCATGTCTGAAGCATATGACGACAAGGTAAACATCAGCTACGTGCTGGCCAGCATTTCTCCCTACTATAAATTCAATGACAACTGGGAATATCGTGCCCTGTACAGCATTAACCATCAGGTGGGCAAAAGGGAAACACAGGTAGCATCCTTCATTAATATCCCAGGTATCATGAAACAGGGGCAGGCCTACTATGGCAATGCAGAGCTGACCACCCAATTGCTGACCAACACCCTGAGCTTCAACAAACAGATTACTTCTGCCTTCAACTTAAACGCCGTAGTGGGCCATGAATACCAGAAGTTTGACTATGCCGGCATGGGCCTTGGCGCTACCGGGTTTCCTACCTACGCTGTGAAGTATACTGATATCCTTCAGGCTCCTACCCAGGCCAATACAAATATCAGCTCCTTCCGGAACCCCAGCTCAGAGCTGCAGTCCTTCTTTGGAAGAGCGACCTTCAATCTCTATGACAAATATATCCTCACCGGTACCCTGAGGGCCGACGGCTCCAGTAAATTTGGTTCCAACAACAAATACGGCTATTTCCCATCTTTCGCCGCCAAATGGAACATTACCGGAGAAGACTTCCTGAAAGGCAATAAAACCATCAACAACCTCGCGCTGAGAGTAGGTTATGGTTCTACGGGCAACCAGGAATTCCCTGCCGGCGCGGCACAGGAACAATATGGCCTGGGCGCCTCCGGTTCCGCCGCTCTCACCAACGTTGCCAATCCCAACCTGAAATGGGAAAGCTCCAAACAGTTCAACGCCGGTGTGGACTTCAGTATCGTGGACAACCGCATCTATGGTAGTGTGGATTACTTCTATAAAAACACCAGCAACCTGCTGTTCAGCTTCCCCGCCATCCAGCCGGCACCTGCCTCCACCTACTGGATCAACCTGCCAGGCAATGTGATCAACAACGGGGTGGAAGTATCCCTCAAAGGAGACATTCTCCGGAAAAAAGACCTGAGATGGACATTAGGTGTAAACGGCACCTTCCTGCATAACGAACTGAAAAACTATGACGGTCCTCCGGTGCTCACCGGCGCCATCAGCGGCCAGGGCGTTTCCGGTGCCACCGCACAACGGCTGGCCAACGGCTATCCGCTGAACACCTTCTACGTACGCAAGTTCGAAGGCTTCGATGATAAAGGTCAGGCAGTATATACCGACAATGGCAATACCCTGTATTACCTCACCAATCCCAACCCGAAAGTGCTGCTCGGTGTCAACACCGAAGTGGTATTCAAAAAGTGGGTACTGGCAGCCAGCGGCCACGGCGCGTTCGGCCACGAGGTATACAACAATACCGCTAACACTGTACTGCCAATCGGCAACCTTGGCTC
The Chitinophaga varians genome window above contains:
- a CDS encoding lmo0937 family membrane protein yields the protein MSNLLYLIAVILVIGWVLGFFVYSAGALIHALLVLAIIAILINIIRGRAV
- a CDS encoding SusC/RagA family TonB-linked outer membrane protein — its product is MMKTRLFRHLFLCTCFMFLQGLLMAQNRTVTGKVTDDKGAPIPGASVQIKGTKSGTTTDPDGNFKVSVGANANTLIISFIGQTAQEVSIANKTHVDVKLVAENTTLTDVVVVGYGTTRKKDITGAISQVKAADFNRGITSAPDQLIQGKVSGLMVLNNSGAPGASATVRIRGVSSVRSGNQPLYVIDGVPLDGRVARPAINVSGLGQTPDANPLNFINSSDIASMDVLKDASATAIYGSRGANGVIIITTKKGTPGATRLDVGYSVGASNIMKQLDVLDADEYRAALKTYNLSGGDYGGSSNGMKSILRTGITHNINVAMSGGNETSRYRASFGVQDQEGIVKKSGLKKYTATLNGQNKFLDSKKLGIDYNIMAAQTTEQLAPITNDAGFTGSLISMALQWNPTMPIRNADGSFNILGEGSAVNPEAMSEAYDDKVNISYVLASISPYYKFNDNWEYRALYSINHQVGKRETQVASFINIPGIMKQGQAYYGNAELTTQLLTNTLSFNKQITSAFNLNAVVGHEYQKFDYAGMGLGATGFPTYAVKYTDILQAPTQANTNISSFRNPSSELQSFFGRATFNLYDKYILTGTLRADGSSKFGSNNKYGYFPSFAAKWNITGEDFLKGNKTINNLALRVGYGSTGNQEFPAGAAQEQYGLGASGSAALTNVANPNLKWESSKQFNAGVDFSIVDNRIYGSVDYFYKNTSNLLFSFPAIQPAPASTYWINLPGNVINNGVEVSLKGDILRKKDLRWTLGVNGTFLHNELKNYDGPPVLTGAISGQGVSGATAQRLANGYPLNTFYVRKFEGFDDKGQAVYTDNGNTLYYLTNPNPKVLLGVNTEVVFKKWVLAASGHGAFGHEVYNNTANTVLPIGNLGSRNIAKSILGNGEALSNPITVSSRYLEKGNFFKLDNVTLTYNIGNVGRVLKNAAVYATGQNLFVITKYSGFDPEVNTDKNVNGVTSFGIEYGPYPTARTVMLGILFSL
- a CDS encoding DUF6377 domain-containing protein, which encodes MTRILGCLMALLTLQMYVFGKSPQDSLLKELNRSIENAAVYDALKMKGIDSIKRTLANAGTDPGVRYHIYQLLYEQYKVFNFDSAFVYARLMEKVAGEMQDQQRLTYARTRIGFILLSSGMFTETSAFLNSLDVTGMPDSIRSQYYLMKSRFYYDLADYNQDRYYSPSYIHQGSIYMDSALHLLPPSSFEYQYNRGLQYYKMGNLAAARNSYPDLNQPGLNYRQLAVAACTLGYIYLHAHETDTAIELMYRSAIADIKSSTKETMAMYTLATLLFEKGDIKNASHFIEKAVAEAAFYGARQRKVQVSSILPIIEQERVNTAEERTRSLLIYASIVTLLLIAVVILAITVTRQVRKLKVAQEIITAAHLKQQEINNQLLEANKIKEEYVGYCFNIYASYISKIEKLKQTLEQKLTENKPSELKYLINNINVRQEREDLFTTFDRVFLKIFPHFVEEFNNLFEPVNQVVLRENELLNTDIRIFALIRIGITDNEKIARILEYSVNTIYAYKTKIKKRSLVPNEEFENRIMAIKAL
- a CDS encoding esterase-like activity of phytase family protein codes for the protein MKVSRFLLAIVAVALGASCASTRPATKSVAAGFGRLRLIGEQTIPHNMPFMGTVTGGLSGIDYDASRQQYYMICDDRSELAPARFYTAKLYFSAQSFDSVRFTGMTTLLQQNGQPYPGVKVNPALTPDPEALRYNAQKGCLVWSSEGERIVNTKDTILTNPGVYEISIDGHYLDSFALPSQFRMQATDNGPRRNGAFEGLGFTPDYRHTFVSLEEPRYEDGPRADVGDTTALTRLIKYDNKTLQPVAQYAYRLEPVAYPAIPANAFKVNGISDILVLSDHQLLSIERSFSSGVKDCTIKVFLVDLHGATDISDINSLKTANGVKTVTKSLLFDFASLGKYIDNIEGVTFGPVLPNGHKSLVFAADNNFSAAEESQFFVFELIP
- a CDS encoding copper resistance protein NlpE yields the protein MKYLLLLSAMALFACQHTRSGQQAGHPDSSAVSPVWVTYTGTLPCADCSGILTTLSLEENAPDGELGFKLKETYQGVAGKDQTFHSEGNYKVLHGDAEDKDAEIIQLNPDKDQNLQRYFRRAGDVLRQLDKDKQAVPGAMTYSLKRVSE